One window of Candidatus Nanosynbacter sp. HMT-352 genomic DNA carries:
- the dnaK gene encoding molecular chaperone DnaK produces the protein MGKIIGIDLGTTNSAFAYMLAGKPEVISNAEGNRTTPSVVAVNKKGERLVGQVAQRQRVTNPKNTIYGVKRLIGRKFDDKEVQKDLDIMPYKIVKKGTGVAVEMGDKEYTPEEVSAMILSKIKSDAEAFLGEKVTEAVITVPAYFDDSQRQATKDAGKIAGLEVKRIINEPTAAALAYGLEKGKNDETIVVFDLGGGTFDVSVLELGDGVFEVKATNGDTHLGGEDFDNAIVNYFLDDFKSKEGIDLRKDNAAMQRLKDEAEKAKKELSTVTEYEVNIPFITADADGPKHFEMSLSRAKLEDLVKDLLDRLDGPVEKALKDAKLSKSDINNVVMVGGMTRMPAVVERVKNFFGKDPMQGVNPDEVVAVGAAIQGGVLAGDVKDVLLLDVTPLSLGIETMGGVSTKLIDRNTTIPTSKSEVFSTAADNQPQVEIHVLQGEREFANDNKSLGRFVLDGIAPAPRGVPQIEVTFNIDANGILNVTAKDKGTGKEQSITIQNSGNMSKEDIEKAQKEAELHADEDRKKRETVDTKNQLENAIYQAKKMPDEFKDKISDDDKQAIEKAVEEAEKHKDSEDKDELDAAIKALNDAIMPIGSKMYQQSADDKKADESGDKKSDKDEPVEGEIVDEK, from the coding sequence ATGGGTAAAATTATTGGTATTGACCTCGGCACAACCAACAGCGCATTTGCGTATATGTTAGCTGGAAAGCCGGAGGTGATTTCTAACGCCGAAGGCAATCGTACTACGCCATCTGTAGTTGCGGTTAATAAAAAGGGCGAACGACTTGTCGGTCAAGTTGCTCAGCGTCAGCGCGTAACAAATCCAAAAAACACGATTTACGGTGTTAAGCGTTTGATTGGTCGTAAGTTTGATGATAAGGAAGTGCAAAAAGACTTGGATATCATGCCGTACAAGATTGTTAAAAAAGGTACTGGCGTGGCGGTCGAAATGGGCGATAAGGAATATACGCCAGAAGAAGTTTCAGCAATGATTCTTAGTAAGATCAAGTCTGACGCCGAAGCTTTCTTGGGTGAAAAAGTGACGGAAGCAGTGATTACAGTGCCGGCTTACTTTGACGATTCACAACGCCAAGCAACTAAGGATGCTGGTAAAATTGCTGGATTGGAAGTTAAGCGCATTATCAATGAGCCAACAGCTGCGGCTTTGGCATACGGTTTGGAGAAGGGTAAAAACGACGAAACTATCGTAGTGTTCGACCTTGGTGGTGGTACGTTTGACGTGTCGGTGCTGGAACTCGGTGACGGCGTATTTGAGGTTAAGGCAACTAATGGTGACACACACCTTGGTGGTGAAGATTTCGACAACGCTATTGTCAATTACTTCTTGGATGATTTCAAATCGAAGGAAGGAATTGATCTTCGTAAAGATAATGCAGCAATGCAACGCCTAAAGGACGAGGCTGAAAAGGCAAAGAAAGAATTGTCAACAGTTACGGAATATGAAGTCAACATTCCATTTATTACTGCTGACGCCGATGGTCCAAAGCACTTTGAAATGAGCTTGAGTCGCGCTAAGTTGGAAGATTTGGTTAAGGATCTATTGGATCGCTTGGATGGTCCAGTAGAAAAGGCTTTGAAGGATGCCAAACTTTCTAAGTCCGACATTAACAATGTAGTTATGGTTGGTGGAATGACTCGTATGCCAGCTGTGGTCGAGCGCGTGAAGAATTTCTTTGGAAAAGATCCAATGCAAGGCGTGAACCCAGATGAGGTTGTGGCTGTCGGTGCCGCAATTCAAGGTGGTGTCTTGGCTGGTGATGTTAAGGATGTGTTGCTTCTGGACGTGACTCCGCTTTCTCTTGGAATTGAGACGATGGGCGGTGTATCGACGAAGTTGATTGACCGAAATACGACGATTCCAACAAGCAAGAGTGAAGTTTTCTCAACTGCTGCGGATAACCAGCCTCAGGTGGAAATTCACGTTCTTCAAGGTGAGCGCGAGTTTGCTAATGACAATAAGAGTTTGGGTCGTTTTGTGCTTGATGGTATTGCGCCAGCGCCACGCGGCGTGCCTCAAATTGAAGTGACCTTTAACATTGACGCCAACGGTATTCTTAACGTTACGGCTAAGGACAAGGGAACAGGCAAAGAGCAGTCAATCACCATTCAAAACTCCGGTAATATGAGTAAGGAAGATATTGAGAAGGCGCAAAAAGAAGCCGAACTTCACGCGGACGAAGACAGGAAAAAGCGCGAAACTGTCGATACGAAGAATCAGCTTGAAAACGCTATTTATCAGGCAAAGAAAATGCCGGACGAATTCAAAGATAAGATTTCTGACGACGACAAGCAAGCGATTGAAAAGGCTGTCGAAGAGGCTGAAAAGCACAAAGATTCTGAGGATAAGGACGAATTGGATGCTGCAATTAAAGCCTTGAACGACGCGATTATGCCAATTGGGTCCAAGATGTATCAACAATCAGCCGACGATAAAAAAGCCGACGAATCTGGCGACAAAAAGTCTGATAAAGACGAGCCGGTCGAAGGCGAAATTGTCGACGAAAAATAA
- a CDS encoding nucleotide exchange factor GrpE, translating to MTKNKKVEDLEKEIAELTSDLQRTRADFENYRKRVEAEKQSAHELGQTKSVMKLLPVIDTIERAVANVPEELQDNAWVKGVAGLGKQLDKQLKEIGLEKIDAKPGTLFNPEFHQAVQFDESTDGDKEIIAEELRAGYTLNGSVIRDAMVKVARQ from the coding sequence ATGACGAAGAATAAAAAAGTTGAAGATTTAGAGAAAGAAATTGCTGAGCTGACGTCGGATTTGCAGCGAACTCGAGCGGATTTTGAGAATTATCGTAAGCGCGTGGAAGCGGAAAAACAATCAGCGCACGAGTTGGGCCAGACTAAGTCGGTGATGAAATTATTGCCAGTCATTGATACAATTGAGCGAGCTGTTGCCAACGTCCCAGAGGAACTTCAAGATAATGCGTGGGTTAAGGGTGTGGCTGGTCTGGGTAAGCAGCTTGACAAGCAATTGAAGGAGATTGGTTTGGAAAAAATTGACGCCAAACCCGGAACTTTGTTTAATCCTGAATTTCATCAGGCTGTTCAATTTGACGAATCGACGGATGGCGATAAGGAAATTATTGCCGAGGAGCTTCGCGCTGGTTATACTTTGAACGGTTCAGTTATTCGCGACGCAATGGTGAAAGTTGCTCGTCAGTAA
- a CDS encoding transcriptional regulator, which translates to MTERQQAILVAIIEQYAEIAAPVGSVTLAKLFGVSSATIRSEMAKLEEMGFIEAPHTSAGRIPTDKGYRFYVNGITAAQMTELPSGIDSSTKAIEAHVNSNVDTSDKAIRRAVDGLVEMTGNFGFASFGSSLYMNGMTQLFSQPEFGDGDHVQAVAKLIDNIEPWLREAAPDEPLNVFIGSENPIGKSSGATLIISKFKSSSGGDNYIGVIGPTRQNYRRTMELVRRTGAMLEEVL; encoded by the coding sequence ATGACCGAACGTCAACAAGCAATCCTTGTCGCGATTATTGAGCAATACGCTGAAATTGCGGCGCCAGTTGGTAGCGTAACGCTAGCCAAACTGTTTGGCGTGAGTAGCGCCACGATTCGCAGTGAAATGGCAAAACTTGAGGAGATGGGATTTATTGAGGCGCCCCACACGAGCGCAGGTCGAATTCCGACAGATAAGGGATATCGTTTTTATGTCAATGGAATCACGGCGGCGCAAATGACGGAATTGCCGAGCGGTATTGATAGCAGTACGAAGGCAATTGAGGCGCACGTCAATTCAAATGTTGATACTTCAGACAAAGCGATTCGTCGAGCAGTTGATGGTTTGGTAGAAATGACTGGCAATTTTGGTTTTGCGTCGTTTGGTTCGAGCTTGTATATGAACGGAATGACTCAGTTATTTAGTCAGCCAGAGTTTGGTGACGGCGATCACGTTCAGGCGGTTGCTAAATTGATTGACAATATCGAGCCGTGGCTGCGTGAAGCGGCACCGGATGAACCGCTAAATGTGTTTATTGGTAGCGAAAACCCAATTGGTAAAAGTAGTGGAGCTACGTTGATTATAAGTAAATTTAAGTCATCGTCTGGTGGCGATAATTACATCGGTGTGATTGGTCCGACGCGACAAAATTATCGTCGAACGATGGAGCTGGTGCGTCGTACGGGCGCGATGTTGGAAGAAGTCTTGTAG
- a CDS encoding LssY C-terminal domain-containing protein has product MSSVKTPKKIAARQDRSSKTLTTLLDQSFFIFAGLASFWLAWLVLREGWVTGGWWLVGLFFVVWIIVAYLALPRLHRILSNMYVPNYFIGRTRTADGVLSDPVNLSVRGSEEKLHKAMTEAGWVLADDITPRSAWKMVLTVLSGRSYPNAPVSPAFLFGRRQDFAYQQEVDGNPRRRHHVRFWRCPNGWLLPGGHRVDWLAAGTYDKSIGFSLFTFQFTHKIDENIDIERDYIIESVKSNNKNVRVTILKDFSTGYHSRNGLGDSIRTDGDLPILEVGRIKTDDNVATSTRLGVIMDGTIYDRHPRNHETLLEELWGRRPPQILIGGGLMILASLFTIGQMLVDFSSWPTTLVQVANIDGIDINAANTMLSMMAGFNVLLVVAEIVLVGLLLRGSSRARISLLSVATLAIVTESLSVTIGRINASIMLLLISIGVHIMIMMLFSSDAARYFTERR; this is encoded by the coding sequence ATGAGTTCAGTAAAAACTCCAAAAAAAATAGCAGCCAGGCAAGATCGTTCCTCGAAGACCTTGACTACATTGTTAGACCAATCCTTTTTTATCTTTGCAGGTTTGGCGTCGTTTTGGTTGGCGTGGTTGGTGCTTAGAGAAGGTTGGGTGACGGGCGGCTGGTGGCTGGTTGGCTTGTTCTTTGTTGTGTGGATAATTGTGGCATATTTGGCGCTGCCTAGGCTTCATCGAATTTTGAGCAATATGTACGTACCGAATTATTTTATCGGCAGGACGCGGACGGCGGACGGAGTATTAAGCGACCCCGTCAATTTGAGTGTGCGCGGCTCGGAAGAAAAGCTCCATAAGGCAATGACTGAGGCTGGCTGGGTTTTGGCGGATGACATAACTCCGAGGTCAGCTTGGAAAATGGTGCTTACAGTGCTGAGTGGTCGTAGTTATCCAAATGCACCAGTGTCGCCAGCATTTTTGTTTGGTAGGCGGCAAGACTTTGCCTATCAGCAGGAAGTTGACGGCAATCCAAGGCGTCGTCATCACGTTAGGTTTTGGCGATGTCCAAATGGCTGGCTTCTTCCTGGCGGTCATCGAGTTGATTGGTTGGCGGCTGGTACGTACGATAAGAGTATTGGCTTTTCTTTATTTACTTTTCAGTTCACGCATAAGATTGACGAGAATATTGATATTGAACGAGATTATATTATTGAGTCGGTTAAAAGTAACAATAAAAATGTTAGAGTGACGATATTAAAGGATTTTTCAACGGGCTATCATTCGCGCAATGGTCTCGGAGACTCCATTCGCACTGATGGCGATTTACCGATTTTGGAAGTCGGTCGGATAAAGACTGACGATAATGTCGCGACTTCAACGCGGCTCGGAGTGATTATGGACGGCACAATTTATGATCGTCATCCGCGAAATCACGAAACTTTATTAGAAGAGCTTTGGGGTCGCCGACCACCGCAGATTTTAATTGGCGGCGGACTAATGATTCTGGCGTCGTTGTTCACAATCGGGCAAATGCTGGTGGACTTTTCTAGCTGGCCGACGACTTTGGTGCAAGTTGCGAATATTGATGGAATTGATATAAATGCCGCGAATACCATGTTATCAATGATGGCTGGTTTTAATGTGTTGTTGGTCGTGGCGGAAATCGTTCTGGTTGGGCTGCTACTTCGGGGAAGTAGTCGGGCGCGAATCTCACTGCTTTCTGTGGCGACATTAGCTATTGTCACTGAATCTCTGTCTGTGACAATTGGGCGAATTAATGCGTCGATTATGCTGCTTTTGATCTCGATTGGTGTGCATATTATGATTATGATGTTGTTCTCTTCAGATGCAGCGCGCTACTTTACGGAAAGACGATAA
- a CDS encoding guanylate kinase encodes MPSIEDLITNYQPTESTIELVKSTKIALLAGISGAGKDTIKKQLLKSPEFRDIVSHTTRAPRTNNGCAEQDGIDYHFIDSQTAENMLQNNEFIEAKFVHGTVYGTSVAELKLAHDQNRVAITDIDVQGVEEYERLAPDSIAIFIVPPNSQTWIERLKKRYATEEDFQAEWPKRHASAVKELAYALEVPYYHVIINDDLERAIRVTEEIILRGDVFKRQDDEARLVARNLLNDIINL; translated from the coding sequence ATGCCAAGTATCGAAGATCTTATTACAAATTATCAGCCAACTGAATCGACAATTGAGTTGGTTAAAAGTACGAAAATTGCGCTGCTTGCGGGAATTTCTGGTGCGGGCAAAGACACGATAAAAAAACAATTACTGAAGTCGCCGGAGTTTCGCGATATTGTTTCTCACACTACGCGCGCGCCACGCACAAATAATGGATGTGCCGAGCAAGATGGAATTGACTATCATTTTATTGATTCGCAAACTGCCGAAAATATGTTACAAAATAATGAATTTATCGAGGCGAAGTTTGTTCACGGTACAGTTTATGGGACATCGGTGGCTGAGCTGAAATTAGCGCATGATCAGAACCGCGTGGCAATTACCGACATTGACGTTCAGGGCGTGGAGGAATATGAGCGATTGGCGCCAGATAGCATTGCGATTTTCATTGTGCCGCCAAATAGTCAAACTTGGATTGAGCGATTAAAAAAGCGTTACGCAACTGAAGAAGATTTTCAAGCGGAGTGGCCAAAGCGTCACGCCTCGGCGGTAAAAGAGTTGGCTTACGCGCTTGAAGTTCCGTATTATCACGTGATTATCAATGACGATTTGGAGCGAGCAATTAGAGTGACCGAGGAAATTATTTTGCGCGGCGACGTGTTTAAACGTCAGGATGACGAGGCGCGTTTGGTAGCTCGAAATCTCCTCAATGATATAATTAATCTATGA
- a CDS encoding 5' nucleotidase, NT5C type, with the protein MKKPIVYIDMDGVLADFKSALTKISPELIDEFAGQHDNIPGIFSLMDPVPGAIDAVYALKDKYDLYILSSSPWENPTALGDKLAWVKKYFGGEGSDNVFFRKVIFSSAKNLSRGDILIDDRTANGAGEFSGRLIRFGSSEFPNWQSVLDELL; encoded by the coding sequence GTGAAAAAACCTATTGTTTATATTGATATGGATGGCGTTTTGGCGGATTTCAAATCTGCTTTAACGAAGATATCGCCTGAGTTGATTGATGAGTTTGCCGGTCAGCACGATAATATTCCAGGAATTTTTTCTTTAATGGATCCAGTGCCTGGAGCTATCGATGCGGTTTACGCCCTGAAAGACAAATACGATTTATATATTTTATCTTCTTCTCCGTGGGAAAATCCGACGGCTTTGGGCGATAAGTTGGCGTGGGTGAAAAAGTATTTTGGCGGCGAAGGTTCGGATAATGTTTTCTTCCGTAAGGTTATTTTTTCGTCAGCAAAGAATTTGAGTCGAGGCGATATTTTGATTGACGATCGGACGGCGAATGGCGCGGGTGAGTTTTCTGGTCGGCTTATTCGTTTTGGAAGTTCTGAATTTCCCAATTGGCAATCTGTACTTGATGAGTTATTATAG
- a CDS encoding dUTP diphosphatase, whose translation MNPQTISLTELQKHLDQTCKEKGWDKNSVTEVFLLLAEEVGELAKAIRKETGFKGEKRPDNHDNLREEFADVLNYLMELANRFDVNLAEVYFEKHKINQTRQWK comes from the coding sequence ATGAATCCACAAACAATAAGCTTAACTGAATTACAAAAACACCTCGATCAAACTTGTAAGGAGAAAGGTTGGGATAAAAATTCTGTCACTGAAGTATTCTTATTGTTAGCCGAGGAAGTTGGCGAGCTGGCGAAGGCGATTCGCAAAGAGACAGGATTTAAGGGAGAAAAAAGACCTGATAACCACGACAATCTGCGCGAGGAGTTTGCGGACGTGCTGAACTATTTGATGGAATTGGCAAATCGGTTTGACGTCAATTTGGCGGAAGTGTATTTTGAGAAGCACAAGATCAACCAGACGCGACAGTGGAAATAG
- a CDS encoding SemiSWEET family transporter translates to MSKQKINRFVGSIGAFIGILVFIAYIPQIIANLQGEKAQPFQPLFAAVSCLIWVIYGWTKEPKKDWILIIPNAAGVILGGLTFITSL, encoded by the coding sequence ATGTCTAAACAAAAAATTAATCGCTTTGTCGGATCTATTGGAGCTTTTATTGGGATCCTTGTCTTTATTGCATATATTCCACAAATTATCGCTAACCTACAAGGAGAAAAAGCTCAACCATTCCAACCACTATTCGCAGCAGTTTCTTGTTTAATTTGGGTAATCTATGGTTGGACAAAAGAACCTAAAAAAGACTGGATCCTCATCATTCCCAATGCAGCGGGAGTGATATTAGGCGGTTTAACTTTTATTACTTCTTTATAA
- a CDS encoding GTP-binding protein gives MENIRNFCIIAHIDHGKSTLADRMMEMTGTVEKREMKSQLLDSMDLEREKGITIKLAPVRMRYKNVDLNLIDTPGHVDFSYEVSRSLQACEGAILVVDASQGIQAQTLSNVYLAMEQDLTIIPVLNKVDLPAADIPRVSRQVINLLGCDENEIIHISAKTGQNVDKVLDAVVDKIPAPTGEVDDPTRALIFDSYYDDYRGVILYVRVVDGRIKKGESIRMMATGANGLALEVGHLNPAMQPDPSLETGEIGYIVTNLKTTREARVGDTVTLGRYFN, from the coding sequence ATGGAAAATATTCGGAATTTTTGTATTATTGCTCATATTGATCACGGCAAGTCTACGCTGGCTGATCGAATGATGGAGATGACTGGGACGGTAGAAAAGCGCGAAATGAAATCGCAGCTGCTGGATTCGATGGATTTGGAGCGGGAAAAGGGCATCACTATTAAGCTGGCGCCGGTGCGAATGCGATATAAAAATGTCGATCTGAATTTGATTGACACTCCGGGGCATGTTGATTTTAGCTATGAAGTTTCGCGTAGTTTGCAGGCTTGCGAGGGCGCGATATTGGTGGTTGATGCTAGCCAGGGAATTCAGGCGCAAACATTATCGAATGTTTACTTGGCGATGGAGCAGGATTTGACGATTATTCCGGTGTTAAATAAGGTCGATCTGCCGGCCGCCGACATACCGCGCGTATCCAGGCAAGTCATTAATTTGTTGGGTTGCGATGAAAACGAGATTATTCATATTTCTGCTAAAACTGGTCAAAATGTAGATAAGGTTTTGGACGCGGTTGTCGATAAAATCCCTGCGCCAACTGGCGAGGTTGATGATCCAACTAGGGCGTTGATTTTTGATAGCTATTATGACGATTATCGTGGCGTGATTTTATATGTGCGGGTGGTTGACGGGCGAATTAAAAAGGGCGAATCTATCCGAATGATGGCGACTGGCGCAAATGGACTAGCTCTGGAAGTTGGTCATCTTAACCCAGCCATGCAACCCGACCCTTCGCTTGAAACTGGCGAAATTGGCTATATTGTGACAAACCTGAAGACGACACGCGAGGCGCGGGTTGGTGATACGGTAACGCTGGGGAGATATTTTAATTAA
- the murJ gene encoding murein biosynthesis integral membrane protein MurJ: MGRVRSTVTKINQRLNVKLAATILAGSTLLSSLLGFFRDRLLNSAYMPSENGALAGYPVGLDAYTAAFMVPDFMFAVLVSGALSVTFIPVFNERWVKGNKQSAWQISSSMINFMALITMAASVLIIIFADPLMKYLIAPGLSESGHALAVSMMQVIAVNPFIFAVAAVIASIQQAVGRFMFCALAPMLYNVGIIIGTVWFTGGVNLFGWQIFDGGIMGVALGVVLGSFLQLIVSAVGLAGLGFDYNFKIYWRNKGFRKVLSLLPARSVDQGMDYVVSLVEVNLASRLADGTVRAYQQALTLHMMPINLIGVAISNAAFPQLTEHLGEGRNDLFQKDLRSLLRIIFWMALPVSVVIFFTRGYVVHFIRNGGNQLIAGILGCLVVAILFRTIYHMAARAFYARQDTKTPLYISIFSITLNIILAIVLSMVLKMGAYGLAWAQSTVAVLEVVVLLAVMNRQMPKLFDMTFVRAIFKMMIAGTITGVVCYIAVLIMPFRYHDDSFFSAFPKFVIISLVSFGAYAAASKWLKLPEIDPILARLKKVLFGRLEFKG; encoded by the coding sequence ATGGGGCGCGTTCGTAGTACAGTTACGAAAATAAATCAGCGGCTTAATGTGAAATTGGCTGCTACGATTCTGGCGGGCTCGACGTTGTTGTCGAGCTTGCTGGGGTTTTTCCGTGATCGCTTGCTCAACTCCGCCTACATGCCGAGCGAAAACGGAGCATTGGCGGGATACCCGGTTGGACTAGATGCTTATACGGCAGCTTTCATGGTGCCGGACTTTATGTTCGCAGTGCTGGTTTCTGGTGCGCTTAGTGTGACGTTCATTCCAGTTTTTAATGAGCGCTGGGTCAAGGGTAATAAACAGTCGGCTTGGCAAATTAGCTCTAGTATGATTAATTTCATGGCGCTAATAACCATGGCGGCGTCGGTGCTGATTATTATTTTCGCTGATCCATTGATGAAGTATTTAATCGCACCTGGTCTGAGCGAGTCTGGTCATGCTTTGGCGGTTAGTATGATGCAGGTGATTGCGGTTAATCCGTTTATTTTTGCGGTTGCGGCGGTGATTGCTAGCATTCAGCAAGCGGTCGGGCGATTTATGTTCTGTGCGCTGGCGCCAATGCTGTATAACGTCGGTATTATTATCGGTACGGTGTGGTTTACTGGCGGTGTCAATTTATTCGGTTGGCAGATTTTTGACGGTGGCATTATGGGCGTGGCGTTGGGTGTGGTTTTGGGGTCATTTTTGCAATTGATCGTCAGCGCGGTTGGCTTGGCTGGGCTTGGATTTGATTACAATTTCAAAATTTATTGGCGGAATAAGGGATTTAGAAAAGTTTTATCTTTATTGCCTGCGCGTTCTGTTGATCAAGGAATGGATTATGTGGTTAGCTTGGTCGAGGTCAATTTGGCTTCGCGCTTGGCTGACGGAACGGTTAGGGCGTACCAGCAGGCTTTGACCCTCCATATGATGCCGATCAATCTTATTGGCGTGGCGATTTCAAATGCCGCTTTTCCTCAATTGACTGAGCATTTGGGTGAAGGTCGAAATGACCTATTTCAAAAAGACCTGCGTTCCCTGCTGAGAATTATTTTTTGGATGGCTCTTCCGGTGTCGGTGGTGATTTTCTTTACCAGGGGATACGTCGTGCATTTTATTCGCAATGGTGGCAATCAACTGATCGCGGGAATTTTGGGCTGTTTGGTCGTGGCGATTTTATTCCGAACCATTTACCACATGGCCGCGCGAGCATTTTACGCCCGCCAAGATACGAAAACTCCGCTGTATATTTCAATTTTCTCGATTACTTTAAATATAATTTTAGCAATTGTTCTATCGATGGTCTTGAAAATGGGCGCATATGGATTGGCCTGGGCTCAATCAACAGTGGCGGTTTTGGAAGTGGTTGTGCTTTTGGCGGTTATGAATCGTCAAATGCCAAAATTATTCGACATGACGTTTGTGCGAGCGATTTTTAAGATGATGATTGCGGGTACTATTACGGGCGTGGTTTGTTATATCGCCGTGCTAATTATGCCGTTTCGTTATCATGACGACAGTTTCTTTAGCGCTTTTCCGAAATTCGTTATCATTTCATTGGTCAGTTTTGGTGCGTATGCCGCGGCTTCAAAGTGGTTAAAATTGCCAGAAATTGACCCGATTCTTGCACGATTGAAAAAAGTGTTATTTGGACGATTGGAGTTTAAGGGTTAA
- the ftsH gene encoding ATP-dependent zinc metalloprotease FtsH, with the protein MAVKMPQRNGKNRISQILRFGLFWAIIIFVALIFYATLFPASNLKDVALSDVVRRANDGKIAQLEIQGNDIKITPKDQSKPTEHSVKESSSIYEQGLNKDAKVEVKVIPPSTTGETMWNLAVMVVPVLIIVVFFMFMMRQAQGQNNQAMGFGKSKARLYGQDKEKVLFTDIAGNDNAKQDLQEVVDFLKHPKKYKDLGAKIPKGVLLVGNPGTGKTMLARAVAGEAGVPFFSISGSEFVEMFVGVGASRVRDLFSKAKKNAPCIIFIDEIDAVGRKRGSGMGGGHDEREQTLNQILVEMDGFDGETNVIVLAATNRADVLDPALLRPGRFDRRVNITLPERKDREAILKVHFKKKPTDETVDLDKLAAKTAGSSGADLANMANEAAIIAARRNKKKITNDELTEAFERVAIGPERKTKIMNDHEKELTAYHEAGHAIVGHVLPDSDPVHKVTIIPRGGTGGVTWFLPPEDKSYTNVYEFKDILARAMGGRIAEQLIYGDDGITTGAGSDLRKATEIARDMVIEQGMGKGLRDQVFHEDNGGLMFDKMTRERPYSDETAKMIDEEVAQLITEAKRRAMLVLKENRSFLDKLAEALLKEETLEESEVDEILKGTKLPKEAKLHS; encoded by the coding sequence ATGGCTGTTAAGATGCCTCAAAGAAATGGAAAGAATAGAATAAGTCAAATTTTACGATTTGGATTGTTTTGGGCAATTATAATTTTTGTAGCGTTAATTTTTTACGCAACACTCTTCCCTGCATCAAATCTTAAAGATGTTGCATTATCTGATGTAGTGCGTCGAGCAAATGACGGTAAAATTGCTCAATTGGAGATTCAAGGAAACGATATTAAGATTACTCCAAAAGATCAATCAAAACCTACCGAGCATTCAGTCAAGGAATCTAGTAGCATTTATGAGCAGGGTTTGAACAAGGACGCTAAGGTTGAGGTGAAGGTTATTCCACCATCCACAACCGGCGAAACTATGTGGAACCTGGCGGTTATGGTTGTGCCTGTGCTGATTATCGTGGTGTTCTTCATGTTTATGATGCGCCAAGCTCAGGGTCAAAATAATCAAGCCATGGGATTTGGCAAGAGTAAGGCTCGCCTTTATGGACAAGACAAGGAAAAGGTTCTATTTACAGATATCGCTGGAAATGATAACGCCAAGCAAGATCTGCAGGAAGTTGTTGATTTTCTTAAGCATCCGAAGAAATATAAAGATTTGGGCGCAAAGATTCCAAAAGGCGTATTGTTAGTCGGTAATCCGGGTACAGGTAAGACGATGCTAGCCCGAGCTGTTGCTGGCGAGGCTGGTGTGCCATTCTTCTCAATTTCTGGTTCTGAATTCGTGGAAATGTTTGTTGGTGTTGGTGCTAGCCGGGTGCGAGACCTATTTTCTAAGGCTAAGAAAAATGCCCCGTGTATCATCTTCATTGATGAGATTGATGCCGTGGGTCGTAAGCGTGGCTCTGGTATGGGCGGCGGTCATGACGAGCGTGAGCAAACTCTGAATCAGATTTTGGTGGAGATGGATGGTTTTGATGGCGAGACCAATGTTATTGTTTTGGCGGCAACCAACCGCGCGGATGTTTTGGATCCGGCTTTGCTTCGCCCTGGACGATTTGACCGACGTGTGAATATTACATTACCAGAACGCAAAGATCGTGAGGCAATCCTGAAAGTTCACTTTAAGAAAAAGCCAACTGATGAAACTGTTGATCTTGATAAATTGGCGGCAAAAACCGCTGGCTCATCTGGTGCGGATTTGGCAAATATGGCTAATGAAGCTGCAATCATTGCTGCGCGTCGCAATAAGAAGAAGATCACAAATGACGAATTAACTGAGGCGTTTGAGCGTGTGGCAATTGGTCCAGAGCGCAAGACTAAGATAATGAACGATCACGAGAAAGAGTTGACTGCTTATCACGAAGCTGGCCACGCAATTGTTGGTCACGTCTTGCCTGACTCCGACCCAGTCCACAAGGTTACGATTATTCCGCGCGGCGGTACTGGTGGAGTAACATGGTTCTTGCCACCAGAAGATAAGAGCTACACAAACGTTTACGAGTTTAAAGATATTTTGGCTCGGGCAATGGGCGGACGAATCGCTGAACAATTGATTTACGGCGATGACGGAATCACTACTGGCGCTGGTTCGGATTTGCGAAAAGCGACTGAAATTGCCCGTGATATGGTGATTGAGCAAGGAATGGGCAAGGGCTTACGCGATCAAGTATTCCATGAAGATAACGGCGGCTTGATGTTCGATAAAATGACCAGAGAGCGTCCGTATTCTGATGAGACTGCGAAGATGATTGATGAGGAAGTCGCGCAATTGATTACCGAAGCTAAACGTCGTGCAATGTTGGTATTGAAAGAAAATCGTTCGTTCCTTGATAAGTTGGCTGAGGCTCTACTGAAGGAAGAAACTCTGGAAGAATCTGAGGTTGACGAGATTCTTAAGGGCACTAAATTACCAAAAGAAGCTAAACTGCATTCGTAA